One genomic segment of Marinitoga piezophila KA3 includes these proteins:
- a CDS encoding DNA-directed RNA polymerase subunit omega, whose amino-acid sequence MSMDFNYDKIMEKVGFKYVVPIMVAKRVQILKDEGFDATSKPLVETSDNNLVTIAFKEIEKGHVRLKNKDRLSDLKPEVK is encoded by the coding sequence ATGTCAATGGATTTTAACTATGATAAAATAATGGAAAAAGTTGGGTTCAAATATGTTGTGCCAATTATGGTTGCAAAAAGAGTACAGATATTAAAAGATGAAGGTTTTGATGCGACATCAAAACCACTTGTAGAGACTTCTGACAATAACCTTGTTACCATAGCTTTTAAAGAAATTGAGAAAGGACATGTAAGATTAAAAAACAAAGATAGACTTTCTGACTTAAAACCAGAGGTGAAATAG